ATCAGTTGATGGCCTTCGGGGGCATCCATATCCGCCAGATGGATTTCAAAATCCGATGGCAGGCGGGCAATGCGGGCGGCACGCGTGATCATATTGGTCAGACGCAGCACGCCAACCGCAAGGCCAAGCGGCGCCTTGCCGGGATTGCGCCGGTTCGGGACATTTAAAAAGGCCAGTGCCGTGATTTCGGCGGTGGCGGACTGCCGCATCCGGATCGGTTCGGTCAGGGTAATGTTTCCGGTGCGGATGGCGGTTTGCAGGGCCTGGTTGCGGATTTCATCGCTTGCCAGATCGAACCCGACGACATTTTCATTGCCGGACTGCGGAAAAACGTAAAAAACCGGGAAATATTCATCGCGTTCCGGGGAGCGTCGCATGTCGCCATCGATCAGATTGCGAATTTCAAAATTTTCAACACCCCGGAGGGAGGCATTTTCCTCGATCAGACCGCGCGCGCGGCGTTCGATATAGGGGACCCATTCCAGTGCTGCGACACCCGGTCTGCGTTCGACCCACGGGCCGATCATGGCGTTGAAGGTATGAAACGACACATCGCCATGGACATCAAACAGGGTGCGCACGGCAATCAGGCTGTCGGTGGCGCGGCCCAGTTCTTCGCGAAGGGATGCTTCGAAGGCGCGGCGGTACTGTTCCGTCTGGACGTCAACGGCGTGATCAATCTGACCGAATGTGTACCATGCCGCCAGCCCCGATATCGAAAAACCGGTCAGGCCGACAATCAGGGCCAGGTTGCGACGCAGACGGTGGATATCGCTTGAAATCCGGCCATCGCGGGTGCGCATGGTGATGACATTGATTTTTTCGATGCCCGCACCGAGCAACAATGTCCCGACCGAAACCGCAATCACGTAGCTGTAAAGATTTTCAAGGCCGATATTCATGTTGGATGTGTGGATAAAGGTGCTTTCGCCCAAGGCGGCAAAAACAACGATATCAACGACGATAAAGGCATTGACCAATGCCGCGCCCAGCAACCCGAACCGCACCGCCCCCCACAGAACAAAGGGCAGGGAGACAAAGATGAACAGATATTCCGGTTTGGCAATCAGCGGGGTTGTCTGGACGACCGAGGACACGATGATGGTGGCGACACAGACAAAGGCCAGTTCGCCGTAATATGCAAAGCCGTGTGATCGCCATTTCTGATGGATCAGGCGCAAAACCAGCGGCCCGATCACCATTACACCGACCAGATCACCAAGCCACCAGCCCCGCCAGATGGTGGCGAACTGGTCAAAATTGCCAATTGCCGTCAGGCTGAGGCTTGTCGTACCGCAAAGTGCGGCAAGCGCCGGGCCGCCAAGCCCGCCGATCATGATCAGGCTGAAAATCCCGCGCGCGGTCAAAAGCGTGGAGCGGCCAGATATCCGGGCGATCAGTATCGCGGAAAGCGTCGCGGCCAGGGTGTTGCCGATTGCAATCAGAATGGCGGTTTCAACCGGTGCCGCCGTCGTCAGGTTCACCAGAAGCGCACCTGCAAACACGGCGGGAAAATAACGCCATCCCCATGCAATCAAAGACCCCAGCGCAATCCCGGAAGGCGCCCAGATCAGGGTGACGCTGCTGCCATAGAAAGGGAATTGCAACCCGGCATAGCCAAAAACGAAATAGGTTAGCGCAATCGCCACAAAGCGGATGATGTGCACAGGGGCCAAACGCAAATTCGTTCCTTCCCGGGGTTGGGCGCTTCTGATCAGATGGGAAGTCGGGCGCAAAAATGAAGACCCCGATCCCAATGTTTCGGGACGATTATCACGCAAAATTCTTAACGCACTATCCCCATTTGAGGAGAATGCAAAAAGGTGATGGTTGTTCTATTGGCTGACCCAAAGGACGCGCGCGATCCAGTCAATGTCGCGGGCTTCGACATAGCGGTCCTCATAGGCCGGGTTCAGCGATTTCAGTTCCACCCCCATCGCCCCGCGGCGCACCAGTTCCTTGGCCATGACTTCGCCCGATGTGGTTTTGACAACCACGCGGTCCTGCGGGCGGATGTTTGATGCCGGGGAGACGACGATCAGATCACCATCGCGAAAGACCGGGGCCATGGAATCCCCCGAAATCCGAAGCCCGTAGGCGGTCGGATCATGCAGGGCGGGAAAGGTGATGTCTTCCCACGCGCCGCCGACCGGATAACCGGCATCATCAAAAAAGCCGCGATTCCCGGCCTGGGCAAAGCCGATGACCGGCACGCGCCCGGCCCCGTTGCCATCGACAAGCTGGGCGAATTCCTGAAAGGTGACATTGGCCACCGACAGCACCTTTGAAATGCTTTCGGTCGAGGGCCAGCGGGGTTTGCCCTGATTTGTCGTGCGTTTGGACCGGTTGAATGTGGTGGGGTCAAGCTGCGCCAGGCGGGCCAGCCCGGAGGGGGTCAGCCCGTTATCTTCGGCGATCTTGTCGAGTGCGCCCCATATCTGTTCTTGCCGGATCATACGGTATCCTAGCAGGATGACGGGGCGGCGGAAAAGGAACAAATTCCTTGCATATCCGAAAGTTGAACCGATATCGCCATATGATTGAAAAGGTTATCAACCCCGGCAATGCATGCCGGGGTTTTGGGGGCAGGCGGTGGCGTCATGCGCAGTTTTCATGCATCGGCTTCATGCACTGGCTTCGTGCACCGGGACATCCTTGGATGATTTCAGCAGATCGATGCTGTGGATGCAGTCGGATTTGGCTTTGTAGCCCTCGCTGCTCATGGCGATTTTAAGGCCGTTGCGCGCGATATAGGTCCAGCGCCATTCGCCTTTCTTGTCCTTGTAAAGCTCGTAACGCGGGGCGGGTGCATTTGCCATGGGAGACTCCTGACTGTCAGTGGATCGGCATGCAATGGATTGCATCGACCGGTGATGGAAAATTGCCCGATGGGGCGTCCATGAAGACAGTTCAGAAGCGGCTTTGTGATGAAACGGAGCCGGAAGAGCGCGGGATTAGCGCAGAAGCGCAATCCCGTCATCGTGGCCTGCCAGCAGGATCACATCCTTTTTCGATGGGGCCTTGCATTTTGTGGCCGGGCGGAGTGCGAGCAGGGACGTGGCAATTTTCTGCGCGCCGGGGGAGAGGAAAAACGCATCATCGGGCCCCAGTTCGCGGGAGCAGAAAAGGGCGGCATCACGTGGTTTTTTGGCGGCAATGAAAAGCTTTTCAAACGCATCGACAAAATCGGTCGATGTTCCCATTGCTTCCTGTTGCGTCATTTTGATGCTGGCCCAGCTCATGGGAGTCTCTCGTCTGGTTGCGGATATTTCACAGGCCATTATTCATCCGGTGGCCGTCAAGTCGAGCATTTTCGCGGCTGTTTGAATAATAGGAAATTAATCCTTTACAATGAGAACAAAAAGGGATTATAGCTTGTGGATCAACACCGGAAGTGCATCCGGAAATAGCTTTGATGCGGTCAGAATGGCGGAAAGCGGCATATAAGCCGGGTTTTGCACGTATCACGTTGGCCATCTTTACATATCCGGCAGGCAATTGGCTTTGGGCTTCTTTGAGGCGCGAAAGGGGATAATTGCACGCGTTTTCGGAGGTGTTGATGCGAGACAGGCAGTTCAGCAGGAGGGCGAAATGAGTGAACAGAGACTTTTTCCCAAGCCGATCGCGGACCGCGTGGCGACCCCGTTTTCCAGCGCAATGCAGGCGTGGTTCTGGTTTGTGCGGTGCCAGGCGTCACGGATCGAAGGGGCGCGTGTGGTGGCGGATGCCAGTGACGTTGTGCGCCCGTGCGACCCGGATGATATTTATAACGCGGTCATGCGGCTCCGGCGTGAAAATGTGCTGGGTGACCGGCATTTGCAGGTGATCGAATATTACGGGCTGGTGGAACGCACACCCGATCCGCGTGATGGCCGTGAAAAACCGAAATATGATCTTTGGTGTGATGCGATGGCGGCCTTGCAGGATGCGTTGATTGCGCGCGATATCGTCCTGCCGGGGGCCGAGGATGCCTTTCACCATCCCGAAAGGATGATTAAAATGACGGGAGAATTGCCGCCATGCAGACTTTGATTCGCGAGGCGATCCGGCCCGATATCCAAGCGGGTGCTCAGGCGGATTCTGTGCCGAAACAGCCGGTAAATTCGCCAACTGAACCGGTGATGCGCGATGTGCTTGTCGTGTTTGCCGATGCGCCCGAAAAGCGGCTTTTGCGATGGTTGAAACCCGGTTTCCGGCATTGTTTCGTGCTGATGTCGGGCGGACGTGCCGGGGAGTGGATCTGCCTTGATCCGCAAAGCCACCGGGTGGCGTGCGATGTCTGGCAATATTCGGTTCTGTTCGATCCCGAAGCCCATTACCGGGCGCGCGGGTTTGACTGCATCTGGGTCAGCTATCCGGCGGAAGTGCCAAGACGGGTGCGGTTGGGCGCGTTTACCTGTGTCGAGTTCGTCAAGCGGTTGCTGGGCATTTCCGGGTTCTGGATCGTGACGCCGCATCAACTTTTTTGCGCGATAAAACGTGCGGAAACAAAGGAGATGCTGCAAGCGGAGAAATGGCCGCTATATGGCTGAGGCTGTGCCGCCTGAGCCTTTGAAAAACCAGCATTTTTCGAGGTTCAGGCGGGGATGTCTTCGCGGTCAAGATGCCTGCGAAGCGCATCAATAACCACGTTGTTAAGGTTCATGTGATGGCGCAGGGCAAACAGCATTGCCCGACGATGAAGTTCGGGACCGGGCCGCACATTAAAACTGCCCTTTAACGGGGTGTCAGGGGCACGGTTTTCTGACTGGCAAAGTTCAAGATAGTCTTCCACGGCTTCGTGAAAGGCGTCCTTGAGGCTTTTGGCATCCGTTCCCTCATAGGTGACAAGGTCGCGAATGAATTCGAGCTTCCCGTGGAATACTTCATCCTCGTCGCTGAATTCCACCGATCCAAGATAACCTTTGTATTCGAGCATGTTGGTCATATCAGTTTCTCTTCGGTCAACAATCGCAACACTTCGTTGATGACATAAAGCTTCACGATGTTGCTTGGATGTGGTTTGTGCAGGCTGATCGTGGGTGCCGTTGCATGGGTGAATTTGCGCCGTGAACCGCCGGTTTTTCCGCTATTGTTTTCGGTATAACCCAAGGCCGTCAGAAGGCGGACCAGTTCATCCCAGCTAAAATCTTTTGGTCTGCTTTTAAGCCGTTTGAATAGCCCCTGGAATTGTAGACACCCGGTTTGATCAGATTTTTCGTCTTTCGAATTCGACGGGTGACAACATCCCGTTGGTACTATGTTTGCGCTTCGGGTTGTAGAACATTTCTATGTAATCGAAGACATCCTGACGTGCCTCATCCCGTGATTTATAGACCCTGCGGCGGATGCGTTCGCGTTTAAGCAAGTTGAAGAAACTTTCGGCAACAGCATTGTCATAACAGTTCCCACGGCGGCTCATACTATGTTCAAGATTGTGCTGACGAAGGAAAGCTGGCCCAGTCGATGCTGGTATATTGGGAACCCTGATCAGAATGGATCAGCACCCTGTTCTTTGGCTTTCGCCGCCAGACGGCCATCAGCAAGGCTTGCAGAACAACCTCTGTATCTTGTCGCTGCTTCAATGCCCAGCCAACCACCATGCGGGAATAAAGGTCAATTACGACGGCAAGATACGCAAATCCTTCCTGTGTCTTGATATAGGTGATATCGGTCACCCAAACGGTATTTGGTCTGGCGGTATCAAACTGCCGATCCAGTTTGTTGTCAGCGACGACAGCCGGTTTGCGGCCATATTTGCCGGGACGCTTCTTGTAACCGATCCGGGCGCGTATGCCTGCATTGCGGGCCAGTCGGGCAACACGGTTCGGACTGCAACTCTCTCCCATATCCAGCAGATCATCATGGATTTTGCGGTAGCCATATACCTGACCGCTGTCTTCCCATATCTGGCGAACAAGCGCGGTCTGCCTTTGATCTTCCAGAAACCGGGCGCTGTGTGGTTTCTTCTGCCAAGCATAAAAGCCACTGGGATGAACCTGCAAACACCGGCACATGGTGCGCACCGAGTAGACCCGGCGATGCTGGTCAATAAACGCGTACCTCATTTTGCATCCCTGGCGAAGTACGCGGTTGCCTTTTTTAGAATATCGCGCTCCTCGGTGATCCGGGCGAGTTCTTGCTTCAGGCGGCGTATCTCGGATGATTGTTGATCAGCTTCAGCAATCGTATCAGGGGACTTGCTGAACTTCTTCTTCCACACATACAGGGAATGTGTGCTGACACCGAGACGAGCAGAAACTTCCGCTACTGAGTAGCCTCGTTCTGTAATCTGGCGAACGGCATTGATTTTGAACTCATCGGTAAAATGACTCTTGGGCATCGTAAACTCCTTGCCTCACTTTATAAGTGATGGGGTGTCTACAATTCCAGGGGCTATTCAGTTCAATCAGTTTGTCTTTCCTGCCCATGGCAATTTGCGACGCCCTGATTTGTTGCGGGTGAAATGGAATATAACAAATGCCGGGATTTTATGCAACTAAAACTAGTTGCATCTTGATGTTGGCGAGATTCAGGACGTTTTTGGTGAAATTAAACATGCAAAAACAAATTTTTATGAAGAAAATAGCATTTTTCTGAAAAATGTTCTTGATTTGTTCTTTTTCTTGTGCCATAAGGGAGAAGTCAACACCACAATTGCGCCCGCATCGCTTTATCGCGTTGCGGGCGTTTTTGTTTCCAAGCCCGTTTAAGGGCGTTTGTTTTTTTTAGCCCCGGTTTGGGGCTGTTTGTTTTTTGGGCCCCGGTTTGGGGTGTTTTGTTTTGCCCCGTTCGGGGCGGGGGCAGAAGGAGGTAAAGGGGCATCATGGGCAGTCTGTTTTCGACACCAAAACCATCCGCGCCACCACCAATTGCCACCAGTCCGTCCGCAAACCCGGCGTCCGTCGATGACGGGGAAAGTGCGGCAGAAGCGGCACGACGGGCGCGGTCCGAGGCGCTGGAGCGGCGACGCTATGGCCGGGCCGGTCTGATCGGTACGGGGTTTCGTGGCCTGTTGTCAGACCGGATCGACCGTGCGGCGGGTGGCAAAAATCTTTTGGGGGATTAGGCGATGACAGAACGGCAGAACCGCAAAGCGCGCCCGGTCCGTCCGGCCCGGAAGGTGGGTTTGGCGGCAAAGCGTGCGACGTCTGATCGGGGGCTTCCCGATGGAGCGCAGCGTGCTGCCGGTCGGAATGCGACCGGGCCGGGTGATGCCAATCCGGGGGATGCCAGGCCGGGTGATGCCAGGCCGTCGGGAGCAGACCAGACGGCGGCGAGATTTGGCCGGATGGCGAAGGAGCCGGTCGGCCGTCTTGGAGCAGGTGCTGGTGCTGGTGCGGGGACAGGCAGCAATGCCGGGACCGGAACCAAAGCCGGCGGGATTGCGATTGCCGATTTGCGGGCCCGGTTCCGCGCGGCGGTCGGGCAGAAGCAGGGCTGGGTCCGGCATTGGCAGGAATGTTACGAATTTGCCCTGCCGCAGCGCAATGGGGCAAGCGAGCAACCGGGAGCATCCGGCGGGGTATCTGGTGGGGAAAAGAAGTTTGATCGGGTGTTTGATGCCACGGCCCCCGATGCGGTCGAGCAGCTTGCGGCAAGCCTGATGGCGGAAATCACCCCGCCGAGTGGTGGCTGGTTCGCGTTTGAGCCGGGCGGCAATGTGGCGGATGCGGATCGGGACATTCTGACCGCGCGGCTGGCGCGCGCCGCAAGCATTTTGCAGGGGCATTTTGACCGGTCCAATTTCGCGGTCGAGATGCATCAGGCGTTTCTCGATCTGGTGACGGCGGGGACGGCGTGCCTTCGGCTTGAAGCGGATGATTTTTTAAGCCCGTCGGCGTTTCGGTTTGGCGCGGTGCCGCTGCGTGAACTGGCGTTCGAGGAACGCAGTGACGGCAGAATGGATGCGGTGTTTCGCAAGCTGTCGTTGACCCGTGACGAGATTGCAAGGCAATGGCCAGAGGCGCGGTTGCCCGATAGGGATCGGGATGAGGGGCAGAGCCCGAAACGATACGCGGTGGTCGAGGCGGTTCTGCCCGATCCGGGGGCGTTTGGCGGTTATCAGCTTTGCGTGTTTTTTGAGGATGGCGGGCAGGTTTCGGGTGGTCTGGCCGGCGAAGATGGGGTGATCCATCGGGACCGTTTTGAGGTGTCGCCCTATATCGCGTTTCGGTGGATGAAGGCACCGGGCGAGGTTTATGGCAGGTCGCCGGTGATGAAGGCGCTGCCCGATATCAAGACGGCGAACAAGGTGGTCGAGCTGGTGCTTAAAAACGCATCCATCGCGGTGACTGGCATCTGGCAGGCCGATGATGACGGGGTTTTGAACCCGGCGGCGATCCGGCTGGTGCCCGGAAGTATCATCCCGAAGGCGGTCGGGTCGGCGGGTTTGACGCCGCTTGATGCGCCGGGGCGGTTTGATGTTTCTGATCTGGTGCTGTCCGATCTGCGTGATCGCATCCGGCGGTGCCTGTTGGCCGACCGGCTGGGGCAAAGTGACCAGCCGGGCATGACCGCGACCGAGGTTCTGGAACGGGCATCGGAAAATGCCCGGTTGCTGGGGGCGACCTATGGGCGGTTGCAGGCGGAACTGCTTTATCCGCTTATTCGCCGGGCGGTCCATATTCTGGTGCGGCGTGGGGAGCTGCCCGATATGCCGCTTGATGGCGATGTCGTGCAGTTGCGCCATAGCGCGCCATTGGCCCAGTTGCCCAAACGCGTACAGGCCGGGCAGGCGATGGATTGGCTGTCACGGATTGCGACGCTGGGGCCGGAGGCGCTGGGCGAGGTCGATATGCCGCACATGGTCCGCTGGCTTGCCGATCAGTTTGGCGTGCCGGACCATTTGCTCAGGCCGGTTTTGCCGGTTGAGGCAATGGTTGAGGCGGCGATGATGGAGGATGCACCATGAGTGGTTGGGACTGGTTTGAGGGGGTGGCAGCCGTCGACGAAACGGATGAAGCAGATCGGGTGCATTGGCAGCAATGCTTTGGCACGCACGCGGGGCAGAAGGTTCTGGCGGAGCTTGAACGCAGCATCATCAAAACCGCGCTTGGCCCGCAAAGCCCGGATCGGGCGATCTGGATGCGGGAAGGGCAGCGGGCGCTGGTTTTGCAGATGGCGCGGCTTGCAAGGGGCAGCGTAGATGGGGGCGCGGCGGATAAAGGGTGAGGTTGCCCGTTTTTGTTGGAGCACCTTTGCCTGTGAAGTCGGGAGGATGGTGTGCTTGATGCCAGTTTGGTGCATCCGGCACGATGGACTCCCGCCTGCGCGGGAGTGACGGAGAGGGTGGAGAGACGGGAGCGGTTGGGGCGGGACCTTTGCCTCCCCCGTCATGCCCGCGAACGCGGGCATCCAGACTTGGTGCCGCATCGACGATTAGGAGTTGTGCGGCGCGAGGGAGTGACTGCGTCCTTTGCCGGACCGTCCAGACCCTGCTGCCCCGCGCAGTGTTAATCAGGAAAAACCGTTATTTTATGAACAGTAATCCGGCAGCGAAGCGGCTGCGCGGAGAGGGGAGAGTGTATCATGACCATTGATCAGAACCCGGCGCGGCCAGAAGCCGGGCAGGGGGCGGAGGATAATCTGTTGCGTCCGGCCGATGTGGCGGGCGGCGTGACTGAGGCGTTAGGCGTCGAGGCGGATGTGGTTTTCGATGCTGGCGTCTTGCCGGAAGGTGAATTTGACGCCGGTGAAGCCAGCGCGGCCCTTGACCCGGCCAGCATTCCCGAAACGCCGGACGGATACGAGATTGCGGTTGATGAGGTGTTGGGCGCGGTTGATCCAGCGGTAAAT
The Thalassospira xiamenensis M-5 = DSM 17429 DNA segment above includes these coding regions:
- a CDS encoding ATP-binding protein, producing the protein MRLAPVHIIRFVAIALTYFVFGYAGLQFPFYGSSVTLIWAPSGIALGSLIAWGWRYFPAVFAGALLVNLTTAAPVETAILIAIGNTLAATLSAILIARISGRSTLLTARGIFSLIMIGGLGGPALAALCGTTSLSLTAIGNFDQFATIWRGWWLGDLVGVMVIGPLVLRLIHQKWRSHGFAYYGELAFVCVATIIVSSVVQTTPLIAKPEYLFIFVSLPFVLWGAVRFGLLGAALVNAFIVVDIVVFAALGESTFIHTSNMNIGLENLYSYVIAVSVGTLLLGAGIEKINVITMRTRDGRISSDIHRLRRNLALIVGLTGFSISGLAAWYTFGQIDHAVDVQTEQYRRAFEASLREELGRATDSLIAVRTLFDVHGDVSFHTFNAMIGPWVERRPGVAALEWVPYIERRARGLIEENASLRGVENFEIRNLIDGDMRRSPERDEYFPVFYVFPQSGNENVVGFDLASDEIRNQALQTAIRTGNITLTEPIRMRQSATAEITALAFLNVPNRRNPGKAPLGLAVGVLRLTNMITRAARIARLPSDFEIHLADMDAPEGHQLIYSNRRPEYAITHIVKEITSGYNPKVSTFTFGFRDWTIVLHGPEARLNGLLYWQPWAIFVFGATISILLMVYLRSLTRTEKRIVDLVYQRTSELDNARQEAENAMNQAQQADRAKSEFIAHMSHEFRSPMTSILGYAQLARDAIDKNEPSETIRSYLSTINGAGRHVLSLIGDVLDLSKIEAGKLVLEEVPTDIHAICEEVVSMMMVPARNQDNRLHLDIPADMPRWVIGDPVRIKQVLTNLVSNAIKFTRSGTIHVVVTRQETTNGRMAFRISVRDEGIGIPVDKVRSIFEAFTQVDTSTTRRFGGTGLGLAICQKMILAMGGTIDVESIEGKGSTFWFDLNLPLTDAPKRGSEAEDDRQLGLADPDKPRVLGRKLLLVEDIQINRILAQKLLEQQGHEIVTAANGQEALDQLLEHDFDAVLMDVHMPVMDGIEATRQIREFADPIKATIPVLALTADTSSDNLAEFRAAGMDAHCTKPLDIKAINHELSRLDYRMLTERKQQLTGTGD
- a CDS encoding LexA family transcriptional regulator; translation: MIRQEQIWGALDKIAEDNGLTPSGLARLAQLDPTTFNRSKRTTNQGKPRWPSTESISKVLSVANVTFQEFAQLVDGNGAGRVPVIGFAQAGNRGFFDDAGYPVGGAWEDITFPALHDPTAYGLRISGDSMAPVFRDGDLIVVSPASNIRPQDRVVVKTTSGEVMAKELVRRGAMGVELKSLNPAYEDRYVEARDIDWIARVLWVSQ
- a CDS encoding YegP family protein, which translates into the protein MANAPAPRYELYKDKKGEWRWTYIARNGLKIAMSSEGYKAKSDCIHSIDLLKSSKDVPVHEASA
- a CDS encoding type II toxin-antitoxin system HicB family antitoxin codes for the protein MTNMLEYKGYLGSVEFSDEDEVFHGKLEFIRDLVTYEGTDAKSLKDAFHEAVEDYLELCQSENRAPDTPLKGSFNVRPGPELHRRAMLFALRHHMNLNNVVIDALRRHLDREDIPA
- a CDS encoding type II toxin-antitoxin system HicA family toxin, giving the protein MVPTGCCHPSNSKDEKSDQTGCLQFQGLFKRLKSRPKDFSWDELVRLLTALGYTENNSGKTGGSRRKFTHATAPTISLHKPHPSNIVKLYVINEVLRLLTEEKLI
- a CDS encoding portal protein, with product MTERQNRKARPVRPARKVGLAAKRATSDRGLPDGAQRAAGRNATGPGDANPGDARPGDARPSGADQTAARFGRMAKEPVGRLGAGAGAGAGTGSNAGTGTKAGGIAIADLRARFRAAVGQKQGWVRHWQECYEFALPQRNGASEQPGASGGVSGGEKKFDRVFDATAPDAVEQLAASLMAEITPPSGGWFAFEPGGNVADADRDILTARLARAASILQGHFDRSNFAVEMHQAFLDLVTAGTACLRLEADDFLSPSAFRFGAVPLRELAFEERSDGRMDAVFRKLSLTRDEIARQWPEARLPDRDRDEGQSPKRYAVVEAVLPDPGAFGGYQLCVFFEDGGQVSGGLAGEDGVIHRDRFEVSPYIAFRWMKAPGEVYGRSPVMKALPDIKTANKVVELVLKNASIAVTGIWQADDDGVLNPAAIRLVPGSIIPKAVGSAGLTPLDAPGRFDVSDLVLSDLRDRIRRCLLADRLGQSDQPGMTATEVLERASENARLLGATYGRLQAELLYPLIRRAVHILVRRGELPDMPLDGDVVQLRHSAPLAQLPKRVQAGQAMDWLSRIATLGPEALGEVDMPHMVRWLADQFGVPDHLLRPVLPVEAMVEAAMMEDAP